CAGAATTCCTTGGTCGTTGCCGTTATGAGCGCCAAGGAGACGAAAATACTGGGCAAAGAAATGGCTATGAAACCGGTACATTAAAAACCGCCGAAGGTGTGCTAAAAGTAAAATTGCCGCAAGTGCGAGATAGTGAACAACCATATCATTCAAAAATATGGCAGAATTTAGGTTCTCGCAGTGAAGTACTCGAAGAAATGGTAAAAGAAATGTGGGTGCGTGGTTTAAGCGTGCGTGACGTTGAAGCCGCAATGATAACAGCAACAGGTGCATTTGTTTTGTCAGACACGGCGGTAAGCGAAGTAACACAAAAACTCTATGAGCAATATGAAGCTTTTCGTGAGCGTAAGCTTGATGGTTTCGACATAGCATATTTATTCATTGATGCTGTTTACGAGCCATTGCGTCGTCATGGCTGCAAAACCGCAGTAATTTGTGCCTGGGGTATCTGCACTGACTGGCGTAAAATATTGTTAAATTTGGTAAGTGGCAATACTGAGAGTTATGAGACTTGTCTTGATTTTTTACGCGACATGGTAAAACGCGGTTTAGCAACACCATTGACAGTAACAACCGATGGGGCACCAGGATTAACTAAAGCCGTAGAAGCTATGTGGCCCAAG
The genomic region above belongs to Deltaproteobacteria bacterium and contains:
- a CDS encoding IS256 family transposase produces the protein EFLGRCRYERQGDENTGQRNGYETGTLKTAEGVLKVKLPQVRDSEQPYHSKIWQNLGSRSEVLEEMVKEMWVRGLSVRDVEAAMITATGAFVLSDTAVSEVTQKLYEQYEAFRERKLDGFDIAYLFIDAVYEPLRRHGCKTAVICAWGICTDWRKILLNLVSGNTESYETCLDFLRDMVKRGLATPLTVTTDGAPGLTKAVEAMWPKAWRIRCWFHKMQNLQNKVPPNAWADFKALVIDVRDAPTHKEGMARIKQLIALKKSEFPEACRCLEDDLEASLNHLHVPFRHRPIVRTTNLVERTFVEERRRTKTILHLWDEQSAIKLVFAVLIRVSERWSQR